One Candidatus Glassbacteria bacterium genomic window, AGCGGTAGTCCTTGCAATGGTGGATATTGTCGAGGGCTTTCCTCACCGGCTGAAGATACGACCGGTCACCGGTAACCATCGCCATCGTCACCCAGGCGTAATAATCGTAACCCCAGCAATCGGAGATATTCCCCCGCGTAACCTCGCCCGTGGCCGCATCGACCTCGTTAACGAACAGGCCCATGCTGTCCACGCCGATCTCCACCGCCCGCTTCAGCATCCTGTCGACCGGCGGGAAATATTTCTCCGCCCGTTCCGAGCCGAGTTCTTTCTCGATAGCGTAAAGCAGTGACAGGCCGCTGATAATCTCGCAGCCGTGGTCGCGCAGTTTGAGACGGCCGTCGCCCGTGTGGCCGGCAAAATCCCAGACATGGGCCGGTACCCCGTGGTTGCCCGGCAGGACCTCGAAACAGTAGGCGTCGCCGATCCTTCGCGCCCAGGCCAGATACTCATTCCGGCCGGTCATCCAGAACAGACGGCAGAGCACCTGGAGCATTTCCCCGTTGACTTCGGCGTCGTTGCTGGGCAACATGCCCCAGGCAGTCTCATGCCCGGCGGCGGCGAACACGCCCTCGGCCAGCGATGCCATCCGTCGAGACCAGATACCGGGACCCAAAATCTCCACCATCGGCACCAGCCCGTCCTTGGCGTACTCCGATGCGCCGAAAATAAGACGGTCGAGACCGACATCCACCTGCCGTTTGCCTCCCAGGTCATATGTTCCCGGCAGGCCGTGCAACTGGATGGTATTGCTGATCTCTCCGACCAGCGAACGCTCAAGCAGCGGCCCGAACAGATCACGGCTGGTGAATGCCGCGGAGATCAGCATGAACGGGAAATTGTCCGCCGCCGAATTATGCGGGGTCCACAGCGGCGGGTTATCGCCCAGCCGCTGGGGCAGCAGGCCGGTGGCTTTGTCGAGATACGGGAGCCAGCCCTCCAGGAACATCCTGCTGCGGTTGAACGCTTCGGCAGCCCGCTCGGCCGCGCGGGCCAGATCCCGGCCGTCTTCAGGCGGACCAGCCGGCAGGTCCGCAGGTGCAAACAGCGGCAAAACACATAAAGTCAAACATGATATAAACACTGCTATCTTATTCTTAATCATAAGCATATCCTGTTATGTTATTGCGTTGACATCCGTGCCGTTTCATGGGCAGCGCTAGCTTGTGCCGCTGGATATTATATATTAAATTGCCATCGAATGCAAAGCCAATCTCCCTCTTACTCTGGCCGATTCGATCGCCGGGGACTTACCAAGTGCGAGCCTGTACTATCCCAGCCGATTTTTTCCTGATTGTCATGGTGGCGCTCTCCTTTGCCTGCCAGCGCGACGGGGGTCCGGACGGACTCGATGAAGAGGCCTACCGCAACCTCCACTCATTATATGGAGTCCACCCCAGGCTGATCCTGCCCGCCGGTGCGGAGAGCGGTTTGCGCCGGAGCCTTGAAAGCTCCCATCGCTGGCTCTGGAGCCGTTATGTGCAGGACCTGCCCGGCAAGCTGGAACGTTCCCGCTCGCTGGAGGCGGACCTGGACCGCGGTGATGCCAACCTGGCGGCGGACCTGGCGTTTGCCTGGAGGGCCACCGGCGAGGACAGCCTGCTCGACGCGGCCCGGAACTATCTGCTTAAAATTGCCGGACGCGAAACGTGGGAGGCGGATAACAGCCTCCTGCAGGGCCATCTGCTTACCGGTGTCGCCATTGCATACGACTGGCTCTATCCCGAAATGAACCGCGCCCAGCGCACCCTGGTCGCCACCAAGCTGGGTGACGAGGCGCAGGCCCAATACGAACAGATTACCCAAGGCAGGGCCTGGTATCGCGCCCAGTACCTGCAGAACCACGCCCACGTGCATTATACCGGCCTGGCGTACGCCGGCGCGGCGCTCTACGGCGAGGACGCCCGGGCGCAGCAGTGGCTGGCCGCCTGCGAGGACTTTTTTCCCAGGGTGTTTGCGGCCAGCCCCTCCGATGGCGGCTCCATAGAGGGCCTGAGCTACGGCAACTATGCGATGGAGTTCTGCCTGCTGTATGTAGAGCTTGCCCGTTCCGTGCTCGGCAGGGATTATTACGGCAGCCGCTGGATCGAAAACTTCCCCCGCTACCTGCTGCACAGCCTGCTGCCCGCAACCACGGAAGACCAGTGGGCCATGACCTTTGGCGACAACCCCCGGCACGGGAATTCCCACGGACCGGAGCACCAGTTATTCCTGATCGCCTCCCGGCTCAACGACCCGACCGCCCAGTGGCTGGGCCGCCGCCTGATAAACTTGCGGGAATCGGGTCTCGGCAGCGCATCCTGGTGGGCGATCGCCTGGTACGACCCTACGGTCGGCGAGTCATCGCAGTCCGCTTTTCCGACCATGCACCGGTTCAGCGATATCGGCCAGGTGATGGCCCGGACCGCCTGGGAGGACACCTCGGCGGCCCTGCTCGGGCTTAAGAGCGGAGCGTTCATGGGCGACTCCAACGCCGACAGCGCCAGGGTCGATCTCGGCGCGGCCCACGCCCAGCCCGACGCCGGCAGTTTCCAGCTTTTCGCCCACGGCAGGTTCCTGCTGATCGACCCGGGCTATACCCATTTCAAGAGCACCGCCAATCACAACACTCTGCTGGTCAAGGGCAGCGGCCAGCTGGGTGAGAACGAGCCCTGGTTTGCCGGGGCCGAGGCGATCGAATTCGGTCACAGGCCAAAAGTGCTGGAAACGCTCTCCACCACCACATACGACTATATCCTGGCTGATCTGGCCGGAGCCTACCACCCGGCGCTGAACCTTGGCAAGGCGCTCCGTCACCTGATCTTTCTCAAGCCCGATATCCTGCTTGTGGTCGATGAGCTTTCTCTCGGTGAGAGCGGCGTGTTATACAGTTGGCCCGCCGATACTCTCGAGCTCTCGGGGTTATTGCGCGAGGAGGGCGGCTACGTGGTGGGCAACCGCGGCAGCGTCCAGGCGCGTTTCGACGGACCGGAGGGCGAGTACACTCTCGGCGTGAGCTATCTCGACAACTACCCAGGTTCCGGCAGCTACGGCCTGCTGGTTGACGGCAGCAGAATCCACGACTGGAAAAACGAGATCGAAGATACCGACACCCACCTTGAGCTGGTCGAAG contains:
- a CDS encoding DUF4962 domain-containing protein, with protein sequence MGSASLCRWILYIKLPSNAKPISLLLWPIRSPGTYQVRACTIPADFFLIVMVALSFACQRDGGPDGLDEEAYRNLHSLYGVHPRLILPAGAESGLRRSLESSHRWLWSRYVQDLPGKLERSRSLEADLDRGDANLAADLAFAWRATGEDSLLDAARNYLLKIAGRETWEADNSLLQGHLLTGVAIAYDWLYPEMNRAQRTLVATKLGDEAQAQYEQITQGRAWYRAQYLQNHAHVHYTGLAYAGAALYGEDARAQQWLAACEDFFPRVFAASPSDGGSIEGLSYGNYAMEFCLLYVELARSVLGRDYYGSRWIENFPRYLLHSLLPATTEDQWAMTFGDNPRHGNSHGPEHQLFLIASRLNDPTAQWLGRRLINLRESGLGSASWWAIAWYDPTVGESSQSAFPTMHRFSDIGQVMARTAWEDTSAALLGLKSGAFMGDSNADSARVDLGAAHAQPDAGSFQLFAHGRFLLIDPGYTHFKSTANHNTLLVKGSGQLGENEPWFAGAEAIEFGHRPKVLETLSTTTYDYILADLAGAYHPALNLGKALRHLIFLKPDILLVVDELSLGESGVLYSWPADTLELSGLLREEGGYVVGNRGSVQARFDGPEGEYTLGVSYLDNYPGSGSYGLLVDGSRIHDWKNEIEDTDTHLELVEEVELTPGSEITVTADPMGREARIVKLIAYSPDVRAARQITWLAHFDPSVTLERKFTWIEADAGELLLDIHPLSPEHRTHDWGLHQVKGGLEFEQTMRLEIEPVFGDSTTTMMNMIYLRPAGSRPLQWIRAGINRRVATIRYYRDQVLHTLTFNLDTHEVGFEREQ